Proteins co-encoded in one Scomber scombrus chromosome 14, fScoSco1.1, whole genome shotgun sequence genomic window:
- the LOC133993868 gene encoding dual specificity protein kinase CLK4-like yields the protein MMICILAERLKAATSATTTPSQRLVTLYDSLPPLSTNSDDSSLQLENACNGEGAVNEDDNGVQESHRGKSCEDDDEEGHLVDHIGVVMKERYEVVSTLGVGAFGKVVECIDREKDEHVAVKIVRNIDCFREVAKSEITVLEEINSLDDENNFACVRMLDWFDHEGHICIVFELLGLSTFEFLRKNNFLPFSVEQIRHMAFQIFRAVCFLHRNKLTHTDLKPENILFVCSDCNLEFNDKTNCKEKKLRSLDVKVVDFGTATFDHEHHESLVSTRHYRAPEIILDLGWNQSCDVWSLACVLMEYYLGQTLFPTHDSKEHLAMMEKVLGPIPPHLLKQTRKQHYVHNECLNWDEQSSSAEYIREHCKPLKQYMQRESEEERQLFDLLSCMLEYDVCRRITLEEALFHPFFIPLRRQNQQFC from the exons ATGATGATCTGCATACTGGCGGAAAGACTGAAAGCTGCAACCAGTGCAACCACCACACCTTCCCAGAGATTGGTAACTCTGTACGATAGTCTTCCTCCT CTTTCAACCAATTCTGATGACAGCTCGCTCCAGCTTGAAAATGCTTGCAATGGTGAAGGTGCTGTCAATGAGGATGATAATGGAGTACAGGAGAGTCACAGGGGAAAGAGctgtgaggatgatgatgaagagggcCACCTGGTCGATCACATTGGCGTCGTGATGAAAGAAAGAT ATGAGGTGGTATCTACACTGGGAGTAGGAGCCTTTGGAAAGGTGGTGGAGTGTATTGACAGAGAAAA AGATGAGCATGTGGCTGTGAAGATTGTAAGGAATATTGACTGTTTCCGTGAAGTAGCAAAGTCCGAGATCACAGTGCTGGAGGAGATCAACAGCCTGGATGACGAGAACAATTT CGCCTGCGTTAGGATGCTTGACTGGTTTGACCACGAAGGTCACATCTGCATCGTGTTCGAGCTGCTGGGCCTCAGCACCTTTGAGTTCCTCCGAAAAAACAACTTCCTGCCATTCAGTGTGGAACAGATCCGACACATGGCCTTCCAGATCTTCAGAGCTGTCTGCT TTCTGCATCGTAACAAGCTGACCCACACAGACCTGAAACCAGAAAACATCCTCTTCGTCTGCTCCGACTGCAACCTGGAATTCAATGACAAGACG aattGTAAGGAGAAGAAGCTGAGGAGTCTGGATGTTAAGGTGGTGGATTTTGGCACCGCCACATTTGACCACGAACACCATGAATCTCTGGTGTCGACACGCCACTATCGAGCTCCAGAAATAATACTGG ATCTGGGCTGGAATCAGTCATGTGATGTTTGGAGCCTGGCCTGCGTTCTCATGGAGTATTACCTCGGACAAACACTCTTTCCG ACCCACGACAGTAAAGAACATCTAGCCATGATGGAGAAAGTCCTGGGGCCGATTCCCCCTCACCTTCTGAAGCAAACCAG aaagCAGCACTACGTGCACAACGAGTGTCTGAACTGGGACGAACAAAGCTCCTCTGCTGAGTACATCAGGGAACACTGTAAACCTCTGAAG cagTACATGCAGAGggagagtgaggaagagaggCAGCTGTTTGACCTGCTCAGCTGCATGTTGGAGTATGATGTCTGCAGACGTATCACCCTGGAGGAGGCGCTGTTTCACCCATTCTTCATCCCGCTGAGGAGACAGAACCAGCAGTTCTGCTag